GATGTTGCGGGCGCAGCCACGACCCTGTTTCAACCATGCGTTAATTGAGGAGATCATGAACCTCTCATGGCTGGTTCGCCAGTCCGGGTTTGCGGTCGATTTTTGGGTAACCGGTTCGCTGGTGCCCGAGATGTACAATACGGGAGGTGATTTACAGTTCTTCGTAGAATGCATCCAGAATGGACGTCGCGAAGCGTTACGGGCCTATGCTCGTGCCTGCGTTGATTGTGTCCATGCGGCGTCACGGGGTTTTGATACGGGGGCTATCACGCTGGCGATGGTTGAAGGCAGTGCGTTAGGGGGCGGATTTGAGGCCGCGCTGGCGCACCACTTCGTGCTGTCCCAGCGCGATGCCCGTTTAGGCTTCCCTGAGATCGCCTTCAATCTTTTCCCCGGCATGGGGGGATACTCGCTGGTCGCACGCCGTTCAGGCATGAAACTGGCAGAGGAACTCATCTATAAAGGGGAGTCTCATACGGCAGAGTGGTATGAACAGCACGGTTTAGTGGATGTGCTGTTCGAACCTGGACAAAGCTACGTCTCTGTCAGAACGTTCATCGACACGCTGCGGCCGAAGTTGAACGGCGTAAGGGCGATGTTACGCGCCCGTACACGCGTGCTGCAGTTGCCCCGCAGTGAGCTGATGGACATCACGGAAGATTGGGTCGATGCGGCATTCTGCCTTGAGCCAAAAGATATCGCCTATATGGAGCGTCTGGTGATGCTGCAAAACCGCCACCATGCGGCGGGATTACGCAAAGCCAGTTAACGCTGTTTACGCGACTGATATCGCTTTAGCCATCGCTCGAATGCGGCAGCGGGCATGGGCTTAGCAAAGAGAAAACCCTGCCGTTCGTTGACGCCGTTCTTAGTCAGAAAGGCGTCTTCTTTTGCGCTCTCCACACCTTCAGCAATGACCTGTAAGTTCAGTGCCTGCGCCACCGCGACAATGGCCCGCACCAGCGACTGGGAAATGGACTGTTTATGAATATCCCGGACAAATGACTGATCAAGCTTGATTGCATCGATTGGGAATCGTGCCAGTTGGGACAACGACGAGTAACCGGTCCCAAAATCGT
This region of Enterobacter cloacae complex sp. R_G8 genomic DNA includes:
- a CDS encoding crotonase/enoyl-CoA hydratase family protein encodes the protein MTVINQTTCTLFTDTERFTQLSGYYEEERRTVWMMLRAQPRPCFNHALIEEIMNLSWLVRQSGFAVDFWVTGSLVPEMYNTGGDLQFFVECIQNGRREALRAYARACVDCVHAASRGFDTGAITLAMVEGSALGGGFEAALAHHFVLSQRDARLGFPEIAFNLFPGMGGYSLVARRSGMKLAEELIYKGESHTAEWYEQHGLVDVLFEPGQSYVSVRTFIDTLRPKLNGVRAMLRARTRVLQLPRSELMDITEDWVDAAFCLEPKDIAYMERLVMLQNRHHAAGLRKAS